A single window of Roseofilum reptotaenium CS-1145 DNA harbors:
- a CDS encoding M20 family metallopeptidase, translating into MLSEIQDLTARIAPRLIEIRRHIHAHPELSGQERQTAAYVAGVLSSAGLHVKEDVGKTGVIGELPGVETGARCLAIRTDMDALPINECTNLEFASRQTGVMHACGHDVHTTLGLGTAMVLSELGLSLPGTVRFIFQPAEEVAQGAGWMVEGGAMEDVEAILGVHVYPTIPAGSVGVRYGALTAAADELELVIMGESGHGARPHEAKDAIWIAAQIITSLQQAISRTQNPLRPVVLSFGQISGGRAHNVIADQVQLTGTVRSLHPETSAQLPQWIEGIVKSVCECYGATYEFRYRRLVPSVQNDGNVTQLIETAAKEALGGDRVINLLEPSLGAEDFSLYLDHAPGSMFRLGVGHAHKTNYPLHHPKFEVDESAIAVGVVTLAYAAALYWQK; encoded by the coding sequence ATGCTCTCTGAAATCCAAGACCTCACTGCTCGCATCGCCCCCCGACTGATTGAAATTCGTCGCCATATCCATGCTCATCCTGAACTGAGCGGCCAAGAACGGCAAACCGCTGCCTACGTTGCGGGGGTACTATCTTCGGCTGGATTGCATGTTAAAGAGGATGTGGGCAAAACGGGAGTGATTGGTGAATTGCCAGGGGTAGAAACGGGGGCTAGATGTTTAGCCATTCGTACTGACATGGATGCGCTGCCGATTAATGAATGTACGAATTTAGAATTTGCCTCTCGCCAAACTGGGGTTATGCACGCCTGTGGCCATGATGTGCATACTACGTTAGGGTTAGGCACAGCTATGGTTTTATCTGAGTTGGGCCTATCCCTACCCGGTACGGTACGGTTTATTTTTCAACCAGCGGAAGAAGTCGCCCAAGGAGCGGGCTGGATGGTCGAGGGAGGGGCAATGGAAGATGTGGAGGCCATTTTAGGGGTTCATGTCTATCCAACCATTCCTGCTGGCTCAGTTGGCGTGCGCTATGGCGCACTGACGGCGGCGGCTGATGAGCTGGAATTGGTAATTATGGGGGAATCGGGCCATGGGGCTAGGCCCCATGAGGCTAAAGACGCAATTTGGATTGCGGCTCAGATTATTACTAGCTTGCAACAGGCTATTAGTCGCACTCAAAATCCCTTGCGTCCGGTGGTATTGTCGTTTGGCCAAATTAGTGGGGGTCGGGCCCATAATGTGATTGCCGATCAGGTGCAGTTAACGGGAACAGTGCGATCGCTCCATCCAGAAACCAGCGCCCAGTTACCCCAGTGGATTGAAGGGATTGTTAAGAGTGTTTGCGAGTGTTATGGTGCGACCTATGAGTTTCGCTATCGTCGCCTGGTTCCTTCGGTACAAAATGATGGAAACGTGACTCAATTAATCGAAACGGCTGCGAAAGAAGCGTTGGGGGGCGATCGCGTCATTAATCTGCTTGAACCGTCTCTCGGTGCTGAAGATTTCTCCCTCTATTTAGATCATGCTCCTGGTAGTATGTTCCGTTTGGGAGTTGGCCATGCTCATAAGACCAATTATCCCCTTCATCATCCTAAATTTGAAGTCGATGAAAGCGCTATTGCTGTTGGTGTGGTTACCTTAGCTTATGCCGCAGCCCTTTATTGGCAAAAGTAG
- a CDS encoding actin-binding WH2 domain-containing protein → MNYFAIVMQMLRERNSFMEEIYKGIKIKSKITGLFISSSIFFAFYGLIMGAYGHWYQSLVSAIKLPALYLLTLIICFPTLYLFNVLFGSKCNPEQYLCLLMSAMGLISILLCGFAPITVFFLLSIPDYHFYLLLNVLILGVTGFFGIQFFYEGMKQLMKADDIGYKIRHRILLGWLFLYGIIGSQLGWTLRPFMGTPGKAFELFRPLESNFYSAVFRSFLALFN, encoded by the coding sequence ATGAATTATTTTGCCATCGTCATGCAGATGCTACGGGAGCGAAACTCATTCATGGAGGAAATTTACAAAGGCATTAAAATCAAATCTAAAATTACTGGCTTATTCATTTCTAGCTCCATATTTTTTGCTTTTTATGGATTGATCATGGGAGCCTATGGTCATTGGTATCAGTCCTTAGTTTCAGCCATCAAACTACCTGCTCTATATCTACTCACCTTAATTATTTGTTTCCCTACGCTCTATCTATTTAATGTCTTATTTGGCTCTAAATGTAATCCCGAACAGTACCTCTGTTTACTCATGAGTGCCATGGGATTGATTAGTATTTTACTTTGTGGCTTTGCTCCCATCACCGTTTTCTTCCTGTTAAGTATCCCCGACTACCACTTTTATCTGCTTCTCAACGTCCTCATTTTAGGAGTCACTGGATTTTTCGGTATTCAGTTCTTTTATGAAGGGATGAAACAATTGATGAAAGCCGATGACATTGGCTATAAAATTCGCCATAGAATCCTCTTAGGCTGGTTATTCTTATATGGTATTATTGGTAGTCAACTGGGTTGGACACTACGACCGTTCATGGGAACTCCAGGCAAAGCCTTTGAACTCTTCCGTCCCTTAGAAAGTAATTTCTATAGTGCAGTTTTTAGATCTTTTCTTGCCTTGTTTAACTGA
- a CDS encoding WD40 repeat domain-containing protein yields MKYLILFKILGIVGICALEQGSGRILGTDGAIAFEPADIEAMGRLIAQPVQPLRSVPPGIPPTQQLSEHTRAVKAVAVSANGRLIASAGEENQIYLWDLWENRSSGLLRGHTEAVLALAMSPRGKLMVSAGLDRTIKVWNTQTRQEITTFRGHRNGILALAVSPDGRILASGGLDRTIHLWNLETGKAIGILEGHEDWVQALTFTPDGHTLISGSADATIRFWNLYTGEEKQVLESPTGGVLALALSEDGRILASSGFEEAIAVWNVPRGVVETLLTGHRMGVLSLKFSPTGNILASGSDDGTVKLWNMDTGSQMQTFSGHKTGVSAIAFTPDRRSLITGGDDSLVNLWNLDTRLFPDNFTPHDDTISALGFTGTGDLLISGSLDQSVKIWPVTEQDNSSPLHTVSSHETSVWSLAISPIQPVIASGSFDGKIKLWNLVTGRLIETLTAHQGGVYGMAISADSQLLVSGGDDRTVKLWDLQTGALLKTLGGPRQTIYTVTLSGDRRWLACGSADGMVHLWDLSRLELVSSFPAHRGAVYGLALTRDGKLLASGGEDGQVRVWDLRLVEQEKREIPTSRRLQKNGSQVRSLAITQDARYLITGSSTGEVKVWNLVNGELLHTLRGHTGGVSALSIHPNNRTVATGSTDQTIRLWDLIAGKSQQVWR; encoded by the coding sequence ATGAAATATTTAATCTTATTTAAGATCTTAGGGATAGTGGGTATCTGTGCGCTAGAGCAAGGTTCAGGAAGAATATTAGGTACAGATGGGGCGATCGCGTTTGAGCCAGCGGACATCGAAGCGATGGGTCGCCTTATTGCCCAACCCGTACAGCCTCTGCGTAGTGTTCCCCCAGGAATTCCACCGACTCAACAATTATCAGAACATACCAGAGCAGTGAAAGCCGTTGCGGTCAGTGCCAATGGTCGCCTCATTGCCAGTGCTGGGGAAGAGAATCAAATTTATCTGTGGGATTTGTGGGAAAACCGGTCTAGTGGACTGCTCAGAGGTCATACGGAAGCGGTGTTAGCGTTGGCCATGAGTCCACGGGGTAAGTTAATGGTTAGTGCAGGTTTAGACCGCACCATTAAAGTGTGGAATACTCAAACTAGGCAAGAAATTACCACGTTTAGGGGACATCGCAATGGTATTTTAGCCCTAGCGGTGAGTCCCGATGGACGAATTTTAGCCAGTGGTGGCTTAGATCGGACTATTCATTTATGGAATCTGGAAACGGGAAAGGCGATCGGAATTTTAGAGGGTCATGAAGATTGGGTACAAGCGTTAACATTTACTCCTGATGGCCATACGTTAATTAGTGGCAGTGCGGATGCAACCATTCGGTTTTGGAATCTGTACACGGGTGAGGAAAAACAGGTTTTGGAGTCTCCAACAGGTGGGGTTTTAGCATTAGCTCTGAGTGAAGATGGAAGGATTTTGGCTAGTAGTGGCTTTGAAGAGGCGATCGCCGTTTGGAATGTGCCTAGGGGAGTAGTGGAAACCCTATTAACCGGTCATCGCATGGGGGTTTTGTCCCTCAAGTTTAGTCCCACAGGGAATATTTTAGCCAGTGGTAGTGATGATGGGACGGTGAAGTTGTGGAATATGGATACTGGATCTCAAATGCAGACCTTTTCGGGTCATAAAACGGGAGTAAGCGCGATCGCCTTTACCCCAGATCGTCGCTCCTTAATTACTGGGGGAGACGATAGCTTAGTCAATCTGTGGAATCTCGATACTCGCCTATTTCCCGACAATTTTACCCCCCATGACGATACGATTTCTGCTCTCGGATTTACGGGGACAGGAGATTTATTAATTAGTGGCAGTTTAGATCAAAGTGTGAAGATTTGGCCCGTTACTGAACAGGATAATTCTTCTCCTCTACATACCGTTTCGAGTCATGAAACTTCGGTTTGGTCTTTAGCCATCAGTCCTATTCAACCGGTGATTGCCAGTGGTAGTTTTGATGGCAAAATCAAGCTGTGGAATTTAGTTACGGGACGGTTAATTGAGACCCTCACGGCCCATCAGGGAGGAGTGTATGGGATGGCTATTAGTGCCGATAGTCAACTGTTGGTCAGTGGAGGAGACGATCGCACCGTCAAATTATGGGATCTGCAAACAGGAGCATTGTTGAAAACCCTAGGCGGCCCCAGACAAACGATTTATACGGTAACGTTAAGTGGCGATCGCCGTTGGTTAGCCTGTGGTAGTGCCGATGGTATGGTTCACTTGTGGGATTTAAGTCGCTTAGAATTAGTCTCCAGTTTTCCAGCTCATCGGGGTGCAGTATACGGGTTAGCACTGACCAGAGATGGTAAATTGTTAGCATCAGGAGGAGAGGATGGTCAGGTGCGGGTGTGGGATTTGCGACTAGTGGAACAGGAAAAGCGAGAGATTCCCACCAGTCGTCGTCTACAAAAAAATGGCTCTCAGGTGCGATCGCTCGCTATTACTCAAGATGCCCGATATCTGATTACCGGGTCAAGTACCGGAGAGGTCAAGGTTTGGAACCTGGTGAACGGTGAGTTACTGCATACCTTAAGGGGTCATACTGGAGGCGTTTCAGCACTCTCTATTCACCCAAATAATCGCACTGTAGCAACGGGCAGCACCGATCAAACCATTCGCCTATGGGACTTGATCGCGGGTAAATCCCAGCAAGTTTGGCGTTAG
- a CDS encoding lipid-A-disaccharide synthase-related protein: MHHSSLLFLSNGHGEDLNGSLIVKALQESYPQMKVGAMPFVGAGGAYRGLGVPIIGPTRTLPSGGIWYMNPLYLIKDLFSGLIGLTWRQIRALKRYSRQCDLLVAVGDIVPIGLAQLTGRPYLAFVVSTSSYYEGKVKLPWLTAQCLRSPQCQKIYTRDAFTARDLQQQGFPKTTFIGCPFMDTLTPTGKPLNLHPNQPMIALFPGSRLPEALENFTLQLRLCEILSSQQPLQFQAALVPHIHQTQLQALATQEGWDYTPGKLTKNQTTVHYHFDAFPDILHQCNLVIGMAGTAVEQAVGLGKPIVQIAGKGPQFTYRFAEAQMRLLGPSITTVGTGPATPAILAEAAAKILHILRDESYLQTCLENGQNRIGPTGASQRFSEEIMRIIRMKEGHS; this comes from the coding sequence ATGCATCACTCATCCCTACTGTTCCTCAGTAATGGTCATGGGGAAGACCTCAATGGCAGTTTAATAGTCAAGGCTTTGCAAGAGTCTTATCCCCAGATGAAGGTTGGGGCAATGCCTTTCGTGGGTGCAGGGGGAGCCTATCGCGGTTTAGGTGTGCCCATTATTGGCCCGACGCGCACCCTTCCTTCTGGCGGAATATGGTATATGAATCCGCTTTATCTAATTAAAGACCTATTTTCAGGTTTGATTGGGTTAACCTGGCGGCAAATTCGGGCGCTGAAGCGCTATAGTCGGCAGTGTGACCTGTTAGTGGCGGTTGGGGATATTGTTCCCATTGGTTTAGCTCAGTTAACGGGTCGTCCTTATCTAGCGTTTGTGGTCTCGACCTCCAGTTACTATGAGGGTAAGGTTAAGTTACCATGGTTGACGGCGCAGTGTTTGCGATCGCCGCAATGCCAAAAAATTTATACCCGCGATGCCTTTACTGCCAGGGATTTACAGCAACAAGGATTCCCCAAAACCACATTTATTGGTTGTCCGTTTATGGACACTCTCACGCCAACCGGAAAACCCTTAAATCTACACCCCAATCAACCCATGATTGCCCTTTTCCCTGGCAGTCGTCTTCCCGAAGCCTTAGAAAACTTTACCCTACAATTGCGCTTGTGTGAAATACTCTCATCCCAGCAACCCCTACAATTTCAAGCGGCCTTAGTTCCCCATATTCACCAGACGCAATTACAAGCACTAGCAACTCAAGAAGGCTGGGACTATACACCCGGAAAACTTACCAAAAACCAGACCACAGTTCACTATCATTTCGATGCTTTCCCCGACATTCTCCATCAGTGTAATCTGGTGATTGGCATGGCAGGAACCGCCGTAGAACAAGCGGTCGGATTAGGTAAACCTATTGTCCAAATTGCCGGTAAAGGCCCCCAATTTACCTATCGATTTGCGGAAGCCCAAATGCGGCTTTTAGGGCCATCTATTACAACCGTGGGGACGGGGCCAGCGACTCCTGCTATTTTAGCAGAAGCAGCCGCAAAAATTCTGCATATTCTTAGGGATGAGTCTTATTTGCAAACTTGTCTTGAAAACGGTCAAAATCGAATCGGTCCTACAGGAGCCTCCCAGAGATTTTCAGAGGAAATTATGAGGATCATTAGGATGAAGGAGGGTCATTCATAA
- a CDS encoding DUF6492 family protein, whose protein sequence is MLSKIDVVIPVAAKDRVKLPICIEGVLAHSLTPIDRIYIIACQENCKKNILVHHSIHWIDEATYPFSLDDIKERLQYQKSQYNNSSWYYQQLLKFYVFEVIPDLQPHTLILDSDFFVSQDLMFLTDRNQAIFSYGYPFQWLLNTQNYPEEYQHSHIDFAKRLIPGWHPVNPFSGMHHHVLLNRDIVKKLFFRVENTHQKEFWQVFIDNVKFEKWNAASEYVIYYHFAMKFHPERVISRHLKSCDFIHDHSENDFTLRLAKDAIESREFATVGCHSFLDLKARLKTMDYIPDDLRRQMLSSEHLVFKLILNDSRLHVEAV, encoded by the coding sequence ATGCTATCAAAAATTGATGTTGTTATTCCTGTTGCTGCGAAAGATAGGGTAAAACTTCCGATATGTATAGAAGGAGTTTTAGCCCATTCCCTAACCCCAATCGATAGGATTTATATTATTGCCTGCCAAGAGAACTGCAAAAAAAACATTCTAGTCCATCACTCTATTCACTGGATTGATGAAGCAACTTATCCATTTAGTCTTGACGATATTAAAGAGCGTTTACAATATCAAAAAAGTCAATACAACAATAGTTCTTGGTACTATCAGCAGCTCTTGAAATTCTATGTCTTTGAAGTTATTCCTGACTTACAACCCCATACTTTAATTTTAGATTCTGACTTCTTTGTGAGTCAAGATTTGATGTTTTTAACTGATCGTAATCAGGCAATTTTTTCTTATGGATATCCTTTTCAGTGGTTACTCAACACCCAGAATTATCCAGAAGAATATCAACACAGTCATATTGATTTTGCCAAACGGTTGATTCCGGGTTGGCATCCAGTTAACCCATTTAGTGGTATGCACCATCATGTTTTACTGAACCGAGATATTGTCAAGAAACTCTTTTTTAGGGTTGAAAACACTCATCAAAAAGAATTTTGGCAAGTATTTATAGACAATGTAAAGTTTGAGAAGTGGAATGCGGCTTCTGAATATGTGATTTACTATCACTTTGCTATGAAATTTCATCCCGAACGAGTTATATCCAGACATTTAAAAAGCTGCGATTTTATTCACGATCACTCAGAAAATGATTTTACTCTTCGACTTGCCAAGGATGCTATCGAAAGCAGAGAATTTGCCACAGTGGGTTGTCACAGTTTCCTAGATTTAAAGGCACGATTAAAAACAATGGATTATATTCCAGATGACTTAAGGAGGCAAATGCTCTCATCAGAACATCTCGTTTTTAAATTAATCCTAAACGATAGTCGGCTGCACGTAGAAGCTGTCTAG
- a CDS encoding hybrid sensor histidine kinase/response regulator yields the protein MNTSSSAQKTLLVVDDNPTNIKVLFNFLKEEGFKVLVAKDGLNALEKLASIQPDLILLDIMMPGIDGFETCHRIKKDPNLNTIPIIFMTALADANNKVKGLSSGAVDYITKPFQQEEVLARINLHLQLQSLTQELASVNASLEQKVEERTAELKKAQSQLVLTEKMSSLGQLVAGIVHEINNPVGFIAGNIAEAKSYAQDLIQLIQLYQEKYPEPGDEILDELDAIEFDYLQEDFPKLLKSMEEGTNRITSISQSMRTFSRADSDQKVSFNCHDGIDSTLMILRHRLKAKDYRPEIKITKSYGELPFIACYPGQLNQVFMNLLANAIDALEDSNQGKTYEEIQNQPNEILITTSCDANNHQVTIDIQDNGAGMKPEIQQKVFDYLFTTKGINKGTGLGLAISRQIIEDKHQGTLKFTSQLGEGTTFTLALPVKN from the coding sequence ATGAACACTTCTTCTAGCGCTCAAAAAACCCTGCTGGTTGTTGATGACAATCCTACTAATATCAAAGTTTTATTTAACTTTCTTAAAGAAGAAGGATTTAAGGTATTGGTCGCCAAAGATGGCTTAAATGCCTTAGAAAAACTTGCTTCTATCCAGCCTGATTTAATTTTACTTGATATTATGATGCCTGGAATCGATGGCTTTGAAACTTGTCATCGCATCAAAAAAGACCCCAATCTTAATACCATTCCAATTATTTTTATGACCGCCCTGGCAGATGCAAATAATAAAGTCAAAGGACTCAGTTCTGGGGCCGTTGATTACATCACAAAGCCATTTCAACAAGAAGAAGTTTTAGCGAGAATCAATCTTCATTTGCAGTTACAATCTCTCACTCAAGAACTGGCCAGTGTAAATGCATCATTGGAACAAAAAGTGGAAGAGCGAACCGCAGAACTCAAAAAAGCTCAATCTCAATTAGTCTTGACAGAAAAAATGTCGTCTTTGGGTCAACTGGTAGCCGGCATTGTCCATGAAATCAATAATCCAGTCGGTTTTATTGCGGGCAATATTGCGGAAGCCAAAAGTTATGCCCAAGACTTAATTCAACTCATTCAACTATATCAAGAAAAATATCCTGAACCCGGTGATGAAATTCTTGATGAATTAGATGCAATTGAATTTGACTATTTACAGGAAGATTTTCCCAAATTACTTAAATCGATGGAAGAAGGAACCAATCGCATTACTTCTATTAGTCAGTCCATGCGTACCTTTTCCCGTGCCGATAGCGATCAAAAAGTCTCTTTTAACTGTCATGATGGAATTGATAGTACCCTTATGATTCTCAGGCATCGCCTGAAAGCGAAAGATTATCGACCCGAAATTAAAATTACTAAAAGCTATGGAGAGTTACCCTTTATTGCTTGCTATCCCGGCCAATTGAATCAAGTGTTTATGAATCTGTTAGCGAATGCGATTGATGCCCTAGAAGATTCTAATCAAGGGAAAACTTATGAGGAAATTCAAAATCAGCCGAATGAAATTCTGATTACTACAAGTTGTGATGCCAATAACCATCAAGTCACAATTGACATCCAAGATAATGGAGCCGGCATGAAACCCGAAATTCAACAGAAAGTCTTTGATTATTTGTTTACAACTAAAGGGATTAATAAAGGTACAGGACTAGGATTGGCAATTTCCCGGCAAATTATTGAAGATAAACATCAAGGAACCCTGAAATTTACCTCTCAACTCGGAGAAGGAACTACTTTTACGCTAGCACTGCCCGTGAAGAATTGA
- a CDS encoding two-component system response regulator, whose product MVNLIKTTQSGLILIVDDNTNNLRVLFNLLKKSGFRVLVATDGKNALDKVNQTYPDLILLDVMMPELSGFEVCRQLQANPNTQEIPVIFMTALSENEDKVKGLKLGAVDYITKPFYQEEVLSRIQLHLKLRSLTQNLREKNKQLHKEVQARLLAETKLKHLNEDLENRVLERTEQLSSALEKLQAREEQLSYEASHDHLTGLYNRLWVTQYLSTLLDDVSSHSQINYGIFFLDLGHFKRVNDHLGHRIGDQVLKEVAERLLGCWRGQGQVARLGGDKFLLILEICENTDKEAIANRILEHLQLPITIGHYPISLHARIGIIPSILGYRQMTDILRDADIVMSEAKRAGKSGYCILNPHLQSRALERIQLEAELPLAIQNHQFELHYQPIIALDNHQLVGFEALIRWQHPQRGLISPGYFIDLAEETGCIEELGFIALTLACQQLQQWHKQFPQTQNLVINVNLSPLQLQNFHLLTTIITICRQHEILPHQLKLEVTESAFLENEGMPTKILQEIHHQGIKICIDDFGIGYSSLSRLHSFPVNTLKIDRCFISRLDSAEGLAIIQTIISLAHHLGMDLVAEGIETEEQLKIVKDIGCECGQGFLFAKPLNSESATQFIENYRIN is encoded by the coding sequence ATGGTCAACCTAATTAAGACAACCCAATCTGGACTGATTCTCATTGTTGATGATAATACCAACAATCTTAGGGTGCTATTCAACTTACTGAAAAAATCAGGGTTTAGGGTATTAGTGGCGACAGATGGCAAAAATGCCTTAGACAAGGTGAATCAAACCTATCCAGATTTAATCTTACTGGATGTGATGATGCCAGAATTAAGTGGTTTTGAGGTCTGTCGTCAGCTTCAAGCGAATCCCAACACCCAGGAGATACCAGTTATTTTTATGACTGCTCTATCCGAAAATGAAGATAAAGTGAAGGGATTAAAACTTGGTGCTGTGGACTACATTACCAAACCTTTCTATCAAGAAGAAGTCTTAAGCCGAATTCAATTACATCTTAAGTTGCGCTCTTTAACTCAAAACTTACGAGAAAAAAATAAGCAACTTCATAAAGAAGTCCAAGCCAGACTATTAGCTGAAACGAAATTAAAACATCTGAATGAAGATTTAGAAAACCGTGTATTAGAGCGTACTGAGCAACTCTCATCAGCCTTAGAGAAATTACAAGCCAGGGAAGAACAACTCAGTTATGAAGCTTCTCACGATCATCTAACGGGATTATATAACCGGTTATGGGTCACTCAATATTTATCGACATTGTTAGATGATGTTTCTAGTCATTCTCAGATCAACTATGGAATTTTTTTCCTAGATTTAGGGCATTTTAAGCGAGTTAACGATCATTTGGGACATCGCATTGGGGATCAAGTGTTGAAAGAGGTGGCAGAGCGATTGCTTGGATGTTGGCGGGGACAAGGACAGGTAGCACGCTTAGGGGGTGACAAGTTCTTATTAATACTAGAAATATGTGAAAATACGGACAAAGAGGCGATCGCTAATCGGATCTTAGAGCATTTGCAATTACCCATTACCATCGGCCACTATCCCATTTCCCTCCATGCTCGCATAGGAATTATTCCATCCATCCTTGGCTATCGACAAATGACCGACATTCTGCGCGATGCAGATATTGTCATGTCAGAAGCCAAACGAGCCGGGAAAAGCGGTTATTGCATCCTCAATCCCCATCTCCAATCTCGTGCCTTAGAACGCATTCAACTGGAAGCTGAATTACCGCTAGCCATCCAAAATCATCAATTTGAGTTACATTATCAACCGATTATTGCCCTCGATAATCATCAACTCGTCGGTTTTGAAGCCTTAATTCGTTGGCAACATCCTCAACGAGGACTCATTTCCCCCGGATACTTTATTGACTTAGCTGAAGAAACAGGATGTATTGAAGAATTAGGATTTATTGCGCTTACCTTAGCCTGTCAACAACTCCAACAGTGGCACAAACAATTTCCACAGACCCAAAATTTGGTCATTAATGTCAATCTCTCCCCCTTGCAATTACAAAACTTCCATCTTCTCACCACTATTATTACCATCTGTCGTCAACATGAGATTTTACCCCATCAACTCAAACTAGAAGTTACCGAAAGCGCCTTTTTAGAAAATGAAGGAATGCCCACAAAAATTTTACAAGAAATTCATCATCAAGGCATTAAAATTTGTATTGATGATTTCGGCATAGGATACTCATCCTTAAGTCGTCTCCATTCTTTTCCTGTAAACACGCTAAAAATTGATCGATGTTTTATTTCTCGTCTGGATAGTGCAGAAGGTTTGGCAATTATTCAAACCATCATTTCTTTAGCTCACCATCTTGGTATGGATCTGGTTGCCGAAGGCATCGAAACCGAAGAACAACTCAAAATCGTCAAAGACATAGGGTGCGAATGTGGCCAAGGATTTTTGTTTGCAAAACCTCTAAACTCTGAATCAGCCACTCAATTTATCGAAAATTATAGGATTAATTGA